Proteins encoded within one genomic window of Amycolatopsis sp. 2-15:
- a CDS encoding sensor histidine kinase yields the protein MRGTRAPALFKPRELPPWQQDGLIALFVFVVGLALYLTDVYRLIPGPDHFGLWVRLVELAVLCGLSFLRRWVPGGLLLATGVLAVDLVLGPSLPVVAVYTDFLYAATLYGSRRMSRVMIGVAATAALGVLVAALAVSAQWRVAVIGALGILPFLLVPVWWAANVRQQRDIASTECANADQLAKIAELDRRAAVAAERARMARDLHDVIAGHLSAIAIQSEAALSMAEDPKTSRAVLEAVRENSVSALDEMRTMIGLLRAASEAGPESGLDEYETIAPARLAELSRLVESARATGMEVVVESTVDSSAGLPAAVDLTAYRIAQEALTNAVKHAPGGRVLVDLRCDGGILTVEIGNELRSAATRTGGTGHGLLSMRERASAVGGTLSAGPSGSDWVVRAELPLVEGHA from the coding sequence CTGCGAGGAACCCGCGCGCCGGCCCTGTTCAAGCCCCGGGAACTGCCCCCGTGGCAGCAGGACGGCCTCATCGCCCTGTTCGTCTTCGTCGTGGGCCTCGCGCTCTACCTCACCGACGTCTACCGCCTGATCCCCGGCCCCGACCACTTCGGGCTGTGGGTGCGGCTCGTCGAGCTCGCGGTGCTGTGCGGCCTGTCGTTCCTGCGCCGCTGGGTGCCGGGCGGCCTGCTGCTGGCCACGGGCGTGCTCGCGGTCGACCTGGTGCTGGGCCCGTCGCTGCCGGTCGTGGCCGTGTACACCGACTTCCTCTACGCGGCGACGCTCTACGGCTCGCGGCGAATGAGCCGCGTGATGATCGGCGTGGCGGCCACGGCCGCGCTGGGTGTGCTGGTCGCCGCGCTGGCCGTGTCCGCGCAGTGGCGCGTGGCCGTGATCGGCGCGCTCGGGATCCTGCCGTTCCTGCTGGTGCCGGTGTGGTGGGCGGCGAACGTGCGCCAGCAGCGCGACATCGCGTCGACCGAATGCGCCAACGCCGACCAGCTGGCGAAGATCGCCGAGCTCGACCGGCGCGCCGCCGTGGCCGCCGAGCGGGCGCGGATGGCGCGCGACCTGCACGACGTGATCGCGGGCCACCTCTCGGCCATCGCGATCCAGTCGGAGGCGGCGCTGTCGATGGCCGAGGACCCGAAGACGTCCCGCGCGGTGCTGGAAGCAGTGCGGGAGAACAGCGTGAGCGCGCTCGACGAGATGCGCACGATGATTGGCCTGCTGCGCGCCGCGTCGGAGGCCGGCCCGGAATCCGGCCTCGACGAGTACGAGACCATCGCACCCGCACGGCTCGCCGAGCTGTCGCGGCTCGTGGAATCCGCGCGGGCCACGGGAATGGAGGTCGTCGTCGAATCCACAGTGGACTCCTCCGCCGGCCTGCCCGCGGCGGTCGACCTCACCGCGTACCGGATCGCGCAGGAAGCACTCACCAACGCGGTGAAACACGCGCCGGGCGGGCGGGTGCTCGTGGACCTGCGCTGCGACGGCGGCATACTCACCGTCGAGATCGGCAACGAGCTGCGTTCCGCGGCCACGCGCACCGGTGGCACGGGCCACGGGCTGCTGAGCATGCGCGAACGCGCGAGTGCCGTGGGCGGGACGCTGAGCGCGGGCCCGTCGGGCTCGGACTGGGTGGTCCGCGCCGAGCTGCCACTGGTGGAGGGACACGCGTGA
- a CDS encoding APC family permease: MGVRRTLDVDEVLKRQDSGELKRRLRGRDLVGFGVGIIIRTGIFTLAGVEAKTHAGPAVTLSFVIGAIVAGLAALCYAELASSVPTAGSAYTYAFATLGEVFAWIIGWDLLLEFALGAAVVSRGWSGYLANLLGLSPTWFGEDAKVNIGAVIIIAVLTVVAVLGIKESAWLTNLLVCVKVAVCVLIVVVGVFFIKGANLTPFIPPAQPPAGGSGVLEQPVVQAALGLEQSVYGIAGVVTAAAVVFFAYTGFEALANLGEETINPRKDLRVGILGALAVCAVLYIAVSIVLTGMIPFTDIDTGAPLAAAFDSVGQHWVGALISLGAVTGLTSVMMVELVTIGRIGFAMGRDGLLPKAIGETHPRWGTPHRMTILGAILIAVLAAFVPISALSDMVSIGALSAMIIVAVAVPVLRKRRPDLKRPFSVPFSPVVPIIAAVACFYLMLNLDVLTWIRFAAWLVLGLLIYFFYGRKHSRLAPGNRTETTT, translated from the coding sequence ATGGGTGTGCGGAGAACGTTGGACGTGGACGAGGTCCTGAAGCGCCAGGACTCGGGCGAGCTGAAGCGGCGGCTCAGGGGCCGCGACCTGGTGGGGTTCGGCGTCGGGATCATCATCCGGACCGGGATCTTCACGCTCGCGGGCGTGGAAGCCAAGACCCACGCGGGGCCGGCGGTCACGCTGTCGTTCGTGATCGGCGCGATCGTGGCCGGGCTCGCTGCGCTCTGCTACGCCGAACTGGCCTCCAGTGTGCCGACGGCCGGCAGCGCCTACACCTACGCGTTCGCCACGCTCGGCGAGGTGTTCGCGTGGATCATCGGCTGGGACCTGCTGCTGGAGTTCGCGCTCGGCGCCGCGGTGGTGTCGCGCGGGTGGTCCGGGTACCTGGCGAACCTGCTCGGGCTGTCGCCCACGTGGTTCGGCGAGGACGCGAAGGTCAACATCGGCGCGGTGATCATCATCGCCGTGCTGACGGTGGTGGCCGTGCTGGGGATCAAGGAATCCGCGTGGCTCACCAACCTGCTGGTGTGTGTGAAGGTCGCGGTGTGCGTGCTCATCGTCGTGGTGGGTGTGTTCTTCATCAAGGGCGCCAACCTCACGCCGTTCATCCCGCCGGCGCAGCCGCCCGCGGGTGGCTCGGGCGTGCTGGAACAGCCGGTGGTGCAGGCCGCGCTCGGGCTCGAGCAGTCGGTGTACGGCATCGCGGGTGTCGTGACCGCCGCGGCCGTGGTGTTCTTCGCCTACACCGGCTTCGAGGCGCTGGCCAACCTCGGTGAGGAGACCATCAACCCGCGCAAGGACCTGCGCGTGGGCATCCTCGGCGCGCTGGCCGTGTGCGCCGTGCTCTACATCGCCGTCTCGATCGTGCTCACCGGCATGATCCCGTTCACCGACATCGACACCGGCGCCCCGCTCGCGGCCGCGTTCGACAGCGTCGGCCAGCACTGGGTGGGCGCGCTGATCTCGCTCGGCGCCGTGACCGGCCTGACGTCGGTGATGATGGTGGAACTGGTGACCATCGGCCGCATCGGCTTCGCGATGGGCCGCGACGGCCTGCTGCCCAAGGCCATCGGCGAAACCCACCCGCGCTGGGGCACCCCGCACCGCATGACCATCCTGGGCGCCATTCTCATCGCGGTGCTCGCGGCGTTCGTGCCGATCTCCGCGCTGTCCGACATGGTCAGCATCGGCGCCCTCTCGGCGATGATCATCGTGGCGGTGGCCGTGCCGGTGCTGCGCAAGCGCCGCCCGGACCTGAAGCGGCCGTTCAGCGTGCCGTTCTCCCCCGTGGTGCCGATCATCGCCGCGGTGGCGTGCTTCTACCTCATGCTGAACCTCGACGTGCTCACCTGGATCCGGTTCGCCGCGTGGCTCGTGCTGGGCCTGCTGATCTACTTCTTCTACGGCCGAAAGCACTCCCGCCTCGCGCCGGGCAACCGGACCGAGACGACCACCTAG